The sequence TTCACATCCGAAAGAGCTGTTATTTCATAGGTTCCTGATTCTGAAACAGCAAAAACAAACGGATTATCGGAAGTTGTTTCATTAAATGTATTTGTTCCGTCAGTATAAGTTATATCCCAAGGTGCTGTTCCTGTGAGATTAACAGTAATGTCTGTTGTCTCACCGGAGCAAATTGTTTCTCCGCCTGATAATATTGCTGTCGGAAGGTCATTTACAATAACCGTTGCTTCTCCGCTGAAATCCGATCCTGTGCAATTCACATCCGAAAGAGCTGTTATTTCATAGGTTCCTGATTCTGAAACAGCAAAAACAAACGGATTATCGGAAGTTGTTTCATTAAATGTATTTGTTCCGTCAGTATAAGTTATATCCCAAGGTGCTGTTCCTGTGAGATTAACAGTAATGTCTGTTGTCTCACCGGAGCAAATTGTTTCTCCGCCTGATAATATTGCTGTCGGAAGGTCATTTACAATAACCGTTGCTTCTCCGCTGAAATCCGATCCTGTGCAATTCACATCCGAAAGAGCTGTTATTTCATAGGTTCCTGATTCTGAAACAGCAAAAACAAACGGATTATCGGAAGTTGTTTCATTAAATGTATTTGTTCCGTCAGTATAAGTTATATTCCAAGGTGCTGTTCCGGTTAGGTTAATAGTAATATCTGTTGTCTCTCCTTCGCAAATTGTTTCTCCGCCTGATAATGTTGCTGTCGGGAGGTCATTTAAAAATGCTGTAAATAAATCATTTAATTCAAAAGAACAACTTGAAGACAGATTTGTTGCTAAAATATTAAAAGTTGTTGTTTCATTTATTATTCCTGTTGGTAAATTAATCGTCCCCGCATTACCGGTAACTGCAGAACCAACCGGAGAATCATCAGCATCGTCTCGCAATTGATATTCAATAAATGCTTCTGTATTTGATAATATGACATTTGTTGAACCCGGTTCACAAAAAGAATTTTGCTCTAATGAAGCCTCAAACACTTGAGATTCTTCAAATAAATAAGATACTTCACCGGCTAACAGTTCTCTTTCATAAATTCTGACATCATCAATAACACCTTGGTAATAAAGATTTGTCGGGACATTAGGATAAGTTGCATCAATTTGATCATAAGCTAATTTCCACCAACCTACATAATCTGCACCGCTTGTTACAGAAGGGTTTTCTGCTTTAAGTTCTCCGTCAATATACAGCTTCATACCTGAGCCGGATAAACTTGCGGTAACGAGATGCCAATTATTATCATTATAACATTCTGTGGTTGAAACAGTTTTTGCAATTCCGTCTGTAACTCCGAAATATAACTTTCCGGAATCGTCCATATAAATCATTCGGTCGGAATTTACACTGGCTCCCCATTGAGAGTCACCCAAGCCGAAAATCATTCCTCCTTGGCTTGTATTTGTTTGTATCCATAAGGAAAATGTAAACGTATTCGGATTATCAAAAGTATTTGTTGTTGTTCCGTTATCCCATTGTCCATTGTAGTAAGTTGCTTTTGCCCAATTACCGTGTCGGTCTTCAGGGAAACTCCAAGCCCCGAAATAATCATTACCGTTCCCGCTTAAATCTGTATTATCATTAATATCGCAAGAAAACCAACTTACCAAATCATTTGAACTTACTCTTGCAAGCTCTCCAATATCTGCTGTAACCGGATCAGCCGTTACTTGTTTTGTATTTGAATTTATTGAACAACTGATGTTTGTTACTTCAGCAGTATAAATTCCGGTTTCTTCAACAACAAAACTCATACTTGTTTCACCTTCAATCAAATTTCCGTTTTTCATCCACTGAACAGTATATCCTGCACCTGTATTTAAATCAAGAGTTACATTGTTTCCTTCACAAAAAGTTGTATCGCCTAAAGCTGAAATGATTGCATGGCTCGGTTCGGGACTGAAACGAACTTCAACAGTTTCAGAGAATCCGGAACATCCGTTTTCAATTACTTCAACTTTGTAATCTCCGGATTCTGTTGCCCAAAGATTTGCCCATGTTTGTCCTTCAATGGCTACATTATCTTTATACCATTGTATATCTGTATATCCCCAATCGGTAAACAGACTTACTCCTCCGTCTGAATCACATAAATCAATTTCTCCCCAGTAAGAGATATAAGGATTAGGACATGCCTCCGGCATATTTATTTTTAAAGAATAATTTCCGGAAGTTCCTTCTTCAGCATCTACAATGAAATAATATGTAATGCCGGCATAAACTTGCATGGCTTCATGTATCATCGTATCTTCCGGCATCCAAATCATATAACTCATCATACATGTATTCTCATTGCATGCCGTTAAAGGCATAAGTACCAATCTTCCGGGAATTTTTTCCGAAAATTCAATTGTTGCCAATCCGTTATGTGTAGCTGTAATTGTATGAATAACTTCTTTATCGGAATACATTCCGCAAGAATACATATCAATATTTGCTTCACCGTCGGTTTCTGTATTTCCGAAATACCACTCTCCGGAACTTAGAGAAACAGAACCGGAACAATCCATAATTCCTGCGGCAGGAATACTAAACCCCGAAAACTCAACATTATAAATTTCGTCACTTTCCGTAACTTCGTTTTCTGCATCTGCCTGAAAAACTATGTATCTGTAACCTTCCGTAGCTTCGCCGGGTATTATAATGTTTTGAGATACAGAATGATATGCATTTACATCTAAAGCAGGAATATTGATTTGATCTATATAAATATCCGATCCGTCTAATGCCGCATCTTCTGAATAATATATATTTGCTTTACTTGACGATGCAGAAGAATTTCCGATATTACTGATCTTAAAACTAATATTTCCGATTCCTCCGGCTTCGATATAATAAGGGGCAATTGTTTGTTCGCTTATGATAAGATCAGGATCATTTGTAGGAACCGTTACTGTTAAGGTATAATCGCCTTCATATCCGTATCTGCCGTCAACAACAATATAATAAGTGCCGGGTTCTGTATTATCGGCAATAGCAGTTGTATCACCATAAGCAAGCAAACTGTCTTGGTTACAATGAGATAATATAAAAACATCCAAATTATTTCCGTTAAGGTCAGAAATTGTTGCTCTTAATCTTCCCGGAAAACTTGTTGTAATTTGATGAACAAGTTCTTTTCCTGTTGAATGATAATAAGCGGAACCGTATTTATTGACAATATTTTGAGAAGTTGTTGTTGTTCCGAAATAAGGAACTCCGGCAGTTAAAACAATTGGGCTTGAACAATCAATTCCGGGATAGTTATCTCTGTCCAAAGCACCTACAATTGTTCCTTGCCCGTTGGTAAAAGTCATTCCGCCCGGAGTGAGATCATTTAAATAATAATTTCCGTTATAAGAACCTCCCCAGCCCCAATTTAAGTGAAAAAAGTCTGTTCCTTGATAACCGTCAATATTAAATGCATGCCCTCCGCTGCCGTATCCGTGATAATACAGAGGTCTTCCCGCATCAATTTCAGCTATTAACATATTTGCCCAATTTTCATCGGTATAACTGCCCTTACTTGTTAACAAAAGATTTGATGAATATTTAAAATAATTTTTCCATGCAGTAACAACTCTACTTGAATATGAGCCGGAACCGGAAGGCGAATAATTCATATTAACGGATACACCGCAATGATATATCAGTTCAGCAACTGCCAAATTTCCGCTGTTATCAGGCATGTTTGCCCAATCGTAAACAGTTGATTCAAAGTCAGCTGACAGCTCTCCGTATAAATAATGATTATATGAATGAGAACCTTCACCGGAAACCGGATGTTCATGATAGTTCATAACTTGTGCCATGGCTGTTGCTACACAACCTGCCCACACATGATTACCGGAACCCGGCGGATCTTCAGGACACAAATCATTATACCCGCTTCCTTGATTCCATGTTGTTGAAAGCAAAGGAGAAACATCTTTTGATGATTTTATATTTTTTAAGTCCGGTTTTTTGGAATAAACGTTCCAAAGCGGATTTTTAGAATTTAAGTTTTGCTTTTCTGCATATTCAATTTGTTCTGCATATAAATTAATCCATTCTTTGAAATTTGGAGGAAGTTCTTGATTTGTTATATATAAATTTTCTGTTGAATATCCTAAAACAGGGATAATGCTTTCATTAGCTGAAACTAAAATAAAGCCCTTTTGATAAAGAGGTTCAAAGACTCTGAAAATAACTGTTTCATTTTTTATATACGTTTTTTTTATTACAAGTTCAATATCTTCATATCGGACAGTTTGTTTAATATTCACTTTTTCATAAAAAAAGTTCTTTGCAATTGTTTTCGCTTTTTTTTCTGTAACTGTTTGTGATATTGTAAAAAGAGGTAATATTAGCAGAAAAGACAGGAGCAGTACTTTAAAATTCATGGCTGTAGTTTTTAGTTATTATTATGGTCAGAAGGGAATCTTTATATCCCGATTTTAATTACAGACCTAAATACTAAAAATTAAGTTGCATGAATGAGAGAATTCTCTACAGGTTTTTAACTGAATTTCATAATCAAAGAATTCAGCACTTCAAGAGCTGTATCAATAGTTCTTAAATGAGTTCGAAAACTAAGAACGGCTAATCTTAACCATATCACACCATTGATCTTTGTTGAAGACAAAAATACTCTTCCGTCTTTTTTAACTTCATCTATTAACATCAAATTAAAACTGTTCGCATCTTTATTCTTCGGAACATAACGATAGATCATAACCGAAAGATCGGGAAAGGGTCCTGTTTCAAAACCGAGTTTCTGAATTTCATTATAAAAATAATGCGTTAAAAGAATTTTTTCTTCCAAAGCAGCTTTAAATGGTTTTAACCCAAATAAACGTAAAGGCATCCACATCCTGAGGCCTCTGAAATGCTTGGTGAGTTCAGGAGAAAGGTCAGCCGGAGAAGGTTCTGCAACAGCCTCTACTACATCTTGCATGTAATTTGCTTGATATCTGTGAGTTTGATTTAAGGCATTTACATCCTTTATTAAAACGGCACCGGTTCCGTAGGCTAAAAACAGACCTTTATGCGGATCAATAGTTACGGAATCAGCCATTTCAATACCTTTGAATTTGTTTTTATAATTTTCTAATAAAATAAAAAAACCGCCATAAGCTGCATCTGCATGATGCCACATATTGTTTTCTTTTGCAATTTCAGATATCTTTTCCATAGGATCAATTGCACCTGTATCTGTTGTTCCGGCGGAAGATATGATCAAAAAAGGATTTAAACCGGTTAATTTATCATTATGAACTTGTTTCTTAAGATTTACCGTATTCATCCTAAAGTTACCGTCCATAGGGATATATTTTATCAAAGCTTCATTTAATCCTGAAATGCGGATCGCTTTATCAACGGAATGATGTGCTTGCTCCGTTATATATATAACCGATTTAGTAACATTTTTACTTGTTATTTTTTTGACATCGCGTGCAGTAGCAACAGCAATAAGTGTAGCAACAGATCCTCCGGAGGTTAAATTACCCAATGCATTTTTAGGAAAGCCAATAATTTCGCACATCCAACGAATCAATGTATTTTCAAGCTTAACTACTCCGGGACCTGCATAATAAATACCGGCATATTTATTGAAAACAGCCGCTAAATAATCGCCTAATGCCGTAGGGAATACACCTCCGCCGGGAATATAAGCCAGGTGTCCGCCGGAAGCAGGATTTAATCCGGGTTTATCAATGTCTTGTTTAATTTGTTGTATTACATCATTAACAGGAACAGAATTTTCAGATATATCAAAGTTGATTTTCAGAATATCATCTTCTTCAAAAAGATTAAAGGTATTAGTCTCATTTACTTTTTGAAGAAAATCACCGGCATAATTCAATACAGCCTGATTCCAATCTTTTCTTAAAGCAACACTTCCCTCTAATTTTTTTGATATTTGTTCAAGTTTATTTAATTTATTAATCATTAAACAGAAGTGTAAAAAAAATAAGTTACATTATTCTTAAAATATACAGTTTCAGTAGCTACGGCATTTTCCGTCATTCGTCGGAACAGGTTATGCCGTAGCTACTAAAAAATACTAAAGCAATTTTAAATACCTATATCAATATATTTATTTGTGCATTATCAACAAAAAATAAAATAATTGGTTCTTCCATGATTTTGTCGAGTAAAAATTAATCTGTCTTCACATACAAGATTAAATATTTACTTTTTTAATCAAACACTTTGTGGATTTTTTGTGATTTAGTGCCTTTAAATTTCTTTTATTAATTCCAAAAAACGCTTGTATGGAATTGCTGTCCAACTTTGGGCATGAAAAGCACCGTTTTCTCGGCTTATCATAGAAACTTTTGCTGCTGTTTCCTCATCAGGAGCTTCATAAATATCCATAAAATCATAATCTCCAAGTAAAGCATAATGAGAAATAAACTTCACTTCGGGGCATGTTTTTTTAACTTGTTCCAACCAATTTCTTCCTAATTTTTCTCTGTCTTTCATTTTTCCTGCAAAATCTGTGGAAAATTTTGTCATTAATACATATGTTTTCATTGTGCCGGTATTTTTTATAAATGAATAAATTAAACTTTTTTATTTATGCTTCCGAGTTATCAAACATCTGTTTATTAAGGTAACATGTCAAATAACATACTCTTAATCCGGGAATTGTAATCAATAACAGATTAAACAAGTCCACAAGATTCCGCCAATTTCACAATTGTTTCAACAATAACTGAATCATCTATTTTTTTACGGCTTAAAACAACATCAAAAATCTCTTCATCAGGAATATCACCTTTAAAGAACTTCATAAACAGATCTCGTTTTTTGTCTGTTTCAACCACCATTTTGTGTGCTTTTTTATCAGATAAATTAAATCGCGATTTAATAATTTCCTTTCTGTATTCAAACGGAGCAACAATTCGCACATGCAGAGCTTTTTTAATGTCTTTGGCAACAATGCAACCGGCTCTCCCCACAATTATGCAATTCCCTTGTTCAGCATAGGTTCTCACAACCGAATAAATTGTTCTTTTAATCATGCTGTCGCTTTTATAAGCCTTTGTCATAAATGAAACCATAATATCACTTAAAAAACTTTTTTCATTAGCACCAAAGATATGAGCAATTTCATGTACACTCACGTCCATTTTTTCTGCTGATTCTTCAAGTATCTCTTTAGTGATATAATCCCATGCATTTGTACTTTTTTGAGTCATCTTTTCAGCGAGTTTTTTTGCTGTATCAGTGCCAAAACATCCGAATTGACGCGATATGGTAATTATCGGGCCGGGACTGAAAACTTTGGCTTCTTCCTTTTTTGCCTTTTTGCTTAAATATTTAACAAAAATATTATCCATAATACCGAATTTTTAGTGAATTAAATATACGAAATATTTTTGATAATTCATAATTTTTTTATTACTCTCTGCATTTTTATATTCGACTGTTTACAAACAATTCGGGTTTTTCAATTATATTTCCGGTATATTTGTCAATTACCGAAATGCTTACTTTGTGGTGTGATGTTTTTGTATAAATAAAGTATATTTTATCGTTAAATTCAGTAAAATATAAATAACTGTACTTAGAAAATTTCGGATTAACAGCTATATCAGTAATATTAAGTTTCCAAAGTTCTTTGCTTTTTGCATCTACTCTTGAAATATAAATATCTTCAATTTTCGGATTTAAATTTTGCATATGGGCAATTACAATGCTTGGAGGATTCACGGTTAAGTAAGGTATTGTACTTATACCTGTATTCATAATATGGGGGTTGAGAAAAGACATTTCTAATCCTTTCGGTTTTTCGTTTGAAAAATTAGTTATTATATGAACAAAATATCTTTTGCTGCCTTTGTCTGAAATAAAATTAACATCATATTTATTCGAGCCGGCAATAAATGGATTTGGTTCTCTCGAATTAATGTAATTTTCATTAAGTTTAACTTGCGGAAGATCTTCAAGCATTATATAACTTTCATCTTCATCAGTCGGTTTAATTTTAAAATCAATCTGTTCAGCAATAATTGTTTCAGGGTTTAATAAATGTGCATATCCCTGATTATCAAAGATAACTATTGATTGTAAAATATGACAGTATTTACACAGGTTTATATTAAAATCCTTGAGTATTGGATTTTTCTTTATTATTTGCTTTTTATTGCATTGTTTTTTTCCTGTTTTATTATTCATAATTACAAGATCATCATTATAAGTTACTATAAACAAGAAATTTTCATTCATTCCGAATATATATATATATCCGTCCAACATACCGGAACCGAATTTTGCAATTTTCACTTCATATTCTACAGTTAATTCCTGAAGGTTTATTTTTTTTAATTTATAAGTATGAAACAAAGAAATTCCGCCTTTACTCACCATTGATGTTTCATAATCAATTAACAATAACAAGTAAGAATTTTTTTTATTGTCAATAAAATAACCATCAATAATTTCGCCTTTTGCAAGTAGTCTTTTGATAAAATGATATAATATCGCTGACGATATAACTATCAGAAAAAAATATATTCCGTTCATAATTTTTAAAGTTAGTGTTTAAAAAGAATAAAATTATACTTTTTTGTTTAAATATTTACTGTTTTTTATCATAACTGAATATTTTTTTAAATTATATCTGAAATTTGTTATAATTGACATACCGATATTTTTTTTACACGGAGGAGGAGGCAAAGGTACATGCAGTGTGTTGATTTAATAAATTACTTGTCAGAAAATATCGTTTCATTAGGAAAATTAAGTCAATCTGCATATATTTGAATAATAAACAAAATTAATAAAATTGATTCTTTTTTATAAAACAAGAATCCCGTAGAGTTTAAGTATCATTAATACGGCAAGGATTATCAATCCGGCAACAATCAGGAGAATTTGTCCGCCGTTTAGTTTTTTTTCAATATCAAAATGATTTTCAGGCTGATGCATAGTTTTATGTTTTAGTGTTAGGTTTTTTTTCACTTATCAGAATAAAATATTTGTAAGTTTATATTAAAGTTACGTGTTTTCAGGATAAATTGTTGTTATATTTTGACCAACAGCAAAAAAATTTATTAAAACTGTTTTATTAAAACTTGTAAATAATTGACAATTATTGACTTTTAACAATAAAGGTTCAAAAAACATAAACCGAATTTTACATAAAAGGTTTTCTTCAATAAATAAATTCTATTATATGTTTGAAAATTTTCCGGATAAAAAATCATTTTAATGAATAAGAATTCATAAACTCAATAAAAGACCGGAAAACCAAGAAGAATAAATCGCTGATAATCCTTGATTTTAAATATTAATTTTCGTAAATTCAAAGATTATTCATCATCATTTTCTTTACATATTTCATAATCTTAAAAACTACGACCATGAAAACAGCATTAAAATTTATTTTGACTATAAGTATATCAATACTTGTATCCTTTAGTTTTGCCCAAGACAATAAATTTGATATTGGTCTGCGAACCGGTGTATTTGTTCCGTCAAATTGGATGATCCAAGGATACCAAACAATTAATTATGTTGACGGAAGTCCGACGAGTATATTTGTAACAGGATTCGGGAACGGAACTATATTTAATTTATATGCGAAATATTTTATTACAGATTATACAGGAATAATGATAGAGGGCGGAGCAAACTTGTTACACGGAAATAAATTGGATCTTGCTTTAGCACCTGACGGCGATAGCGACATATATGAAAATAGTTTAACAATATTCCCAATCAATTTATGTTTGATACACAAATGTAAGTTTACAAATACTAAATTTTCTCCTTTTACAGGATTAGGATTCGGAATTTATATTTCGGAATGGGTGCAAAAACATTATCCCGCAAACAGCGACGGAACATGTTTGCAAGGGAAAGAGAACCCGCTTGGTCTTAAATTCTTTACCACCATGATCTTATTTTTAATTTTCAGTTTGATTATAATTATGCTGCAACAGATTGGACAATAACTAATAAAGATACAGATCAAGAAACAGAATATAAAAAACTGAATATCGGCGGTATGTCACTTAAAATTGGTTTAGGTTTTAAATT comes from Bacteroidales bacterium and encodes:
- a CDS encoding C10 family peptidase, giving the protein MNFKVLLLSFLLILPLFTISQTVTEKKAKTIAKNFFYEKVNIKQTVRYEDIELVIKKTYIKNETVIFRVFEPLYQKGFILVSANESIIPVLGYSTENLYITNQELPPNFKEWINLYAEQIEYAEKQNLNSKNPLWNVYSKKPDLKNIKSSKDVSPLLSTTWNQGSGYNDLCPEDPPGSGNHVWAGCVATAMAQVMNYHEHPVSGEGSHSYNHYLYGELSADFESTVYDWANMPDNSGNLAVAELIYHCGVSVNMNYSPSGSGSYSSRVVTAWKNYFKYSSNLLLTSKGSYTDENWANMLIAEIDAGRPLYYHGYGSGGHAFNIDGYQGTDFFHLNWGWGGSYNGNYYLNDLTPGGMTFTNGQGTIVGALDRDNYPGIDCSSPIVLTAGVPYFGTTTTSQNIVNKYGSAYYHSTGKELVHQITTSFPGRLRATISDLNGNNLDVFILSHCNQDSLLAYGDTTAIADNTEPGTYYIVVDGRYGYEGDYTLTVTVPTNDPDLIISEQTIAPYYIEAGGIGNISFKISNIGNSSASSSKANIYYSEDAALDGSDIYIDQINIPALDVNAYHSVSQNIIIPGEATEGYRYIVFQADAENEVTESDEIYNVEFSGFSIPAAGIMDCSGSVSLSSGEWYFGNTETDGEANIDMYSCGMYSDKEVIHTITATHNGLATIEFSEKIPGRLVLMPLTACNENTCMMSYMIWMPEDTMIHEAMQVYAGITYYFIVDAEEGTSGNYSLKINMPEACPNPYISYWGEIDLCDSDGGVSLFTDWGYTDIQWYKDNVAIEGQTWANLWATESGDYKVEVIENGCSGFSETVEVRFSPEPSHAIISALGDTTFCEGNNVTLDLNTGAGYTVQWMKNGNLIEGETSMSFVVEETGIYTAEVTNISCSINSNTKQVTADPVTADIGELARVSSNDLVSWFSCDINDNTDLSGNGNDYFGAWSFPEDRHGNWAKATYYNGQWDNGTTTNTFDNPNTFTFSLWIQTNTSQGGMIFGLGDSQWGASVNSDRMIYMDDSGKLYFGVTDGIAKTVSTTECYNDNNWHLVTASLSGSGMKLYIDGELKAENPSVTSGADYVGWWKLAYDQIDATYPNVPTNLYYQGVIDDVRIYERELLAGEVSYLFEESQVFEASLEQNSFCEPGSTNVILSNTEAFIEYQLRDDADDSPVGSAVTGNAGTINLPTGIINETTTFNILATNLSSSCSFELNDLFTAFLNDLPTATLSGGETICEGETTDITINLTGTAPWNITYTDGTNTFNETTSDNPFVFAVSESGTYEITALSDVNCTGSDFSGEATVIVNDLPTAILSGGETICSGETTDITVNLTGTAPWDITYTDGTNTFNETTSDNPFVFAVSESGTYEITALSDVNCTGSDFSGEATVIVNDLPTAILSGGETICSGETTDITVNLTGTAPWDITYTDGTNTFNETTSDNPFVFAVSESGTYEITALSDV
- a CDS encoding GYD domain-containing protein: MKTYVLMTKFSTDFAGKMKDREKLGRNWLEQVKKTCPEVKFISHYALLGDYDFMDIYEAPDEETAAKVSMISRENGAFHAQSWTAIPYKRFLELIKEI
- a CDS encoding aminotransferase class I/II-fold pyridoxal phosphate-dependent enzyme, with amino-acid sequence MINKLNKLEQISKKLEGSVALRKDWNQAVLNYAGDFLQKVNETNTFNLFEEDDILKINFDISENSVPVNDVIQQIKQDIDKPGLNPASGGHLAYIPGGGVFPTALGDYLAAVFNKYAGIYYAGPGVVKLENTLIRWMCEIIGFPKNALGNLTSGGSVATLIAVATARDVKKITSKNVTKSVIYITEQAHHSVDKAIRISGLNEALIKYIPMDGNFRMNTVNLKKQVHNDKLTGLNPFLIISSAGTTDTGAIDPMEKISEIAKENNMWHHADAAYGGFFILLENYKNKFKGIEMADSVTIDPHKGLFLAYGTGAVLIKDVNALNQTHRYQANYMQDVVEAVAEPSPADLSPELTKHFRGLRMWMPLRLFGLKPFKAALEEKILLTHYFYNEIQKLGFETGPFPDLSVMIYRYVPKNKDANSFNLMLIDEVKKDGRVFLSSTKINGVIWLRLAVLSFRTHLRTIDTALEVLNSLIMKFS
- a CDS encoding cytidylate kinase-like family protein yields the protein MDNIFVKYLSKKAKKEEAKVFSPGPIITISRQFGCFGTDTAKKLAEKMTQKSTNAWDYITKEILEESAEKMDVSVHEIAHIFGANEKSFLSDIMVSFMTKAYKSDSMIKRTIYSVVRTYAEQGNCIIVGRAGCIVAKDIKKALHVRIVAPFEYRKEIIKSRFNLSDKKAHKMVVETDKKRDLFMKFFKGDIPDEEIFDVVLSRKKIDDSVIVETIVKLAESCGLV